Proteins from a genomic interval of Stenotrophomonas sp. 24(2023):
- the cutA gene encoding divalent-cation tolerance protein CutA, translated as MPTASPVLLLLTTCPDRASADRIAHALVGEQLAACVTRLEGAQSTYRWQGEITTDTELQLLVKTTAACVDDAIARIVELHPYELPECIAVETRAGLPAYLDWIRAQTREDAD; from the coding sequence ATGCCGACTGCCTCGCCCGTTCTGCTGCTGCTCACCACCTGCCCGGACCGGGCCAGTGCCGACCGCATCGCGCACGCGCTGGTGGGCGAACAGCTGGCCGCCTGCGTGACGCGCCTTGAAGGCGCGCAGTCCACCTACCGCTGGCAGGGCGAGATCACCACCGACACCGAGCTGCAGCTGCTGGTGAAAACCACGGCCGCGTGCGTCGATGACGCAATTGCCCGGATTGTCGAACTGCACCCGTATGAACTCCCCGAGTGCATCGCGGTCGAAACCCGGGCCGGACTGCCGGCCTATCTGGATTGGATCCGGGCACAGACCCGGGAGGACGCTGATTGA